A stretch of Ipomoea triloba cultivar NCNSP0323 chromosome 11, ASM357664v1 DNA encodes these proteins:
- the LOC115997191 gene encoding uncharacterized protein LOC115997191, translated as MASTAPPSRPAFPGGVGNTKKPLGLFANAMKRKHSFIQFFAMTGILLLSVRSLGQKYRINDLQEDMEALKEEQEGLTKRMNHIRQSLLAEAAVEPTGRFASRLRLLFAEEKKFGQVFTLMKGMACC; from the exons ATGGCCTCCACTGCACCGCCGTCGCGCCCCGCCTTCCCCGGCGGCGTAGGAAACACTAAGAAGCCTCTCGGCCTTTTCGCCAACGCAATGAAGAGAAAGCACAGCTTCATTCAATTCTTCGCGATGACCGGAATTCTTCTCTTGAGCGTGCGCTCTCTGGGCCAAAAGTACAGAATCAACGATCTCCAAGAGGACATGGAGGCGCTGAAAGAAGAGCAAGAAGGACTTACTAAACGCATGAATCACATCAGGCAAAGCCTTCTAGCTGAAGCTGCCGTCGAGCCCACCGGCCGCTTCGCCTCCCGCCTCCGCCTCCTCTTCGCTGAAGAAAA GAAATTCGGGCAAGTATTCACTTTGATGAAAGGCATGGCGTGCTGTTGA